From the genome of Psychroserpens ponticola, one region includes:
- a CDS encoding CHAT domain-containing protein translates to MTKTYRNATYYIFICLIFITSQSKAFVCFQEDRSIEHKQLENQKQKADSLFGIHKIKDAVSVYQDAISNFKKDNLKNKGLLFELYADLSYCYAYDYLNNLDNQKKYLEEARLILDEKLVNPEKLVNFYLDLAIVNKEEGDYLKSLGFVNKAKTVFKTRKQDLINTKGLSSTLELQASVFESEINYLQMLEDETKLLDTYQDFKSFYDANSSKASLNSIFSQALFRIGRYYQKRDLKQAVYFFDEAERISPSMNTKIYSVICKGFSHLDFKDYQGALKVMEHLKTFENLNKFQQLNVYEIASRCHSELGQKPALIENTNKALTLLNKNNSDVDVLNFNAEEFSPITELKYPVLLNQFAMFLEDINDDTLNNTADEIFRIGLKQFADRIDHNPLNKHFVNYEIIKNRVLQQIADHEISDLEMIQFLNRIERIETKSQFNTILLNRSLAENTSDLDELFNKESNLRSELTTLKQKQQNGDSLAKQHIFDIELKITDIKNEIKSENSPIYKLTNTDFSLEDLKIPEQTTILKFTKANDELFRIYINSNTVNIESLGDYETIEKLTKKYVSQLKDHTQIETLNTLSTELYDVLLSDISISNQTVIIADAILNYLPFELLKNDNNYFIETSAISYANGLSYIDTDAYKTVNHKKNITFFAPAYSKFTATESQLAVRGEPYDLLGAKEEVTILSDLLDGTVYENENASKYEFINLPKDYAIIHLAGHAFLNDEDPELSNILFSDDKEDNQLFVSELYGLKSNADLAVLSACNTGVGGYSSGKGIVSLSQAFMYSGIPATVSSLWSAPDNSTKEIMISFYQHLKDGKSKSVALQQAKLDYLKLTSNPKLKHPYYWAGFVLYGNDAPIELTNNSWALYYWISIGFAILLLGFAIKNSRRKS, encoded by the coding sequence ATGACGAAGACCTACAGAAACGCTACATATTATATTTTTATATGTCTCATTTTTATCACTTCACAATCTAAGGCTTTTGTATGTTTTCAAGAAGATCGCAGTATTGAACACAAGCAACTAGAAAATCAAAAACAGAAAGCTGATAGTCTCTTTGGAATTCATAAAATTAAAGACGCTGTTTCTGTATATCAAGATGCAATTAGCAATTTTAAAAAAGACAACTTAAAAAACAAAGGGCTGCTTTTTGAACTTTATGCTGATTTATCATATTGCTATGCTTATGATTATTTAAATAATCTAGACAATCAAAAAAAATATTTAGAAGAAGCACGATTAATTCTAGATGAAAAACTAGTAAATCCTGAAAAACTAGTTAACTTTTATCTGGACTTAGCTATTGTAAACAAAGAGGAAGGTGATTATTTAAAATCACTAGGTTTTGTAAATAAAGCTAAAACTGTTTTTAAGACTAGAAAACAGGATTTAATAAACACTAAAGGATTAAGTTCAACTCTCGAACTACAAGCGTCAGTTTTCGAATCTGAAATTAACTATCTCCAAATGTTGGAAGATGAAACAAAATTGCTTGACACTTATCAAGATTTTAAATCATTTTATGATGCCAATTCATCTAAAGCATCTTTAAATTCAATTTTTAGTCAAGCGCTTTTTAGAATTGGTCGTTATTACCAGAAAAGAGATTTAAAACAAGCCGTTTACTTTTTTGACGAAGCCGAACGCATAAGTCCTTCAATGAATACAAAAATATATTCTGTGATTTGTAAAGGGTTTAGCCATTTAGATTTTAAGGATTATCAAGGTGCTCTAAAAGTCATGGAACATCTAAAAACATTCGAAAACCTAAATAAGTTTCAGCAATTAAATGTGTATGAAATTGCGAGTAGATGTCATTCAGAATTGGGACAAAAACCTGCATTAATCGAAAACACAAACAAAGCTCTTACACTTCTAAATAAAAACAATTCAGACGTTGATGTCCTTAATTTTAACGCTGAAGAATTCTCGCCAATTACCGAATTAAAGTATCCAGTATTATTGAATCAATTCGCCATGTTTTTGGAAGACATTAACGATGACACTTTGAATAATACTGCTGATGAAATTTTTAGAATTGGACTAAAACAATTTGCAGATCGCATAGATCATAATCCGTTAAACAAACATTTTGTAAACTATGAGATTATAAAAAACAGGGTTTTACAACAAATTGCTGATCACGAAATCAGTGACCTAGAAATGATACAATTTCTAAATAGGATTGAACGTATTGAAACCAAATCTCAATTTAACACCATTTTACTTAACCGAAGTTTAGCCGAAAACACATCAGATTTAGATGAACTGTTTAATAAAGAATCCAATCTACGTTCAGAACTTACAACATTAAAACAAAAGCAACAAAATGGTGACTCGCTTGCAAAACAACACATCTTTGATATTGAACTAAAAATCACTGACATCAAAAACGAAATCAAGTCCGAAAATAGTCCAATTTACAAATTAACGAATACCGATTTTTCTCTTGAAGATTTAAAAATCCCTGAACAGACGACCATCTTAAAATTTACAAAGGCAAATGATGAGTTATTCAGAATTTACATAAACTCTAATACAGTAAACATCGAATCACTTGGTGATTATGAAACTATAGAAAAACTCACAAAAAAGTATGTATCTCAATTAAAAGACCATACTCAAATTGAAACATTAAATACATTATCAACAGAACTCTATGATGTTTTATTAAGTGATATTTCGATCTCAAATCAAACCGTTATCATCGCAGATGCTATTTTAAATTATTTACCATTTGAATTACTTAAAAACGACAACAATTACTTCATTGAAACCTCAGCAATAAGTTACGCAAATGGCTTGAGCTATATTGATACTGATGCTTATAAAACTGTTAATCATAAGAAAAATATTACTTTTTTCGCACCTGCTTACAGTAAGTTTACAGCAACTGAATCACAACTAGCAGTAAGAGGTGAACCATATGATTTACTTGGCGCAAAAGAAGAAGTGACCATTTTATCTGATTTACTTGATGGAACCGTTTATGAAAACGAGAATGCTTCAAAATATGAATTTATCAATTTACCAAAAGACTATGCTATCATTCACTTAGCTGGTCATGCGTTTTTAAATGATGAAGATCCTGAACTTAGTAATATTTTATTTTCAGATGATAAAGAGGATAACCAGTTATTTGTTTCAGAATTATACGGACTTAAAAGCAACGCAGACTTAGCAGTATTAAGTGCTTGCAACACAGGTGTTGGAGGCTATTCTTCTGGAAAAGGTATTGTCTCACTTTCTCAAGCCTTTATGTATTCTGGAATTCCAGCTACAGTTTCAAGTTTGTGGAGTGCTCCTGATAATTCTACAAAAGAGATTATGATTTCTTTTTATCAGCATCTAAAAGACGGAAAATCTAAATCTGTTGCACTACAACAAGCTAAATTAGATTATTTAAAGTTGACTTCAAATCCGAAATTAAAACATCCTTATTACTGGGCTGGATTTGTACTTTATGGAAATGATGCACCTATCGAATTAACTAATAATTCTTGGGCATTATATTACTGGATCAGTATTGGTTTCGCTATACTGCTTCTTGGTTTTGCAATTAAAAACAGTCGACGAAAATCTTAA